One genomic region from Terasakiella sp. SH-1 encodes:
- a CDS encoding imelysin family protein has translation MKRLFLAFCLVALTPFTGHSQDKLQHDISYKVTHDFVVPAYENLAKQAEAQAAAWKKSCKADDLKDAYQKTADAWAAVQHITFGPVSLLIRKDRLYHWPERRNAVAKGMTKLLAKEDEALLAPKKFARTSVAVQGLPALERLIYGGLLDSEWSCKVGKTVAQNVATMTKNTAQDWKALQAVIQKGEGHPLYFETMSEVTIRLFTELLAGFQMINEQKIALPMSTSIKKANGRRAEGWRSNRPNRFVTESAHALRNMATPFMHFLPKKDHDELAQQFETFLNAANKLPTLTTAVKDVAGREQLKDFLAISKETRALIIKQFTQHLGIPVGFNNLDGD, from the coding sequence ATGAAGCGTCTCTTTCTCGCGTTCTGTCTTGTTGCCCTGACGCCGTTTACCGGCCATAGCCAAGATAAACTCCAACATGATATTTCATATAAGGTGACACATGATTTTGTTGTTCCTGCCTATGAAAATCTTGCCAAACAGGCTGAAGCACAGGCCGCAGCCTGGAAAAAATCCTGTAAAGCCGATGACCTGAAAGATGCCTATCAGAAAACGGCGGACGCCTGGGCGGCTGTGCAACATATTACCTTTGGTCCGGTTTCTCTCTTGATCCGTAAAGACCGTCTCTATCACTGGCCGGAACGTCGCAATGCGGTTGCCAAAGGCATGACCAAACTGCTGGCAAAAGAAGACGAAGCCCTGCTGGCACCCAAGAAATTTGCCCGCACCAGTGTTGCCGTTCAAGGTTTACCAGCATTGGAACGCCTGATTTATGGTGGCCTTCTGGATAGCGAATGGTCCTGTAAAGTTGGTAAAACCGTTGCCCAAAACGTCGCAACCATGACAAAAAACACAGCCCAAGACTGGAAAGCCTTGCAAGCTGTGATCCAAAAAGGCGAAGGACACCCGCTTTATTTCGAAACCATGAGCGAAGTCACCATCCGCCTGTTTACAGAATTGCTGGCCGGTTTCCAAATGATCAACGAACAGAAGATCGCCCTACCCATGAGTACCAGCATCAAAAAAGCCAATGGCCGTCGTGCAGAAGGCTGGCGCTCAAACCGTCCAAACCGTTTTGTAACCGAAAGTGCACATGCCCTGCGTAACATGGCAACGCCTTTCATGCACTTCCTGCCGAAAAAGGATCACGACGAACTGGCACAACAGTTTGAGACGTTCCTGAACGCGGCCAATAAACTGCCCACACTGACAACGGCTGTCAAAGACGTTGCCGGGCGTGAACAATTAAAAGATTTCCTTGCCATCAGTAAGGAAACACGTGCGCTGATCATTAAACAATTCACCCAACATCTCGGTATTCCGGTTGGGTTCAACAACCTTGATGGAGACTAA
- the amrS gene encoding AmmeMemoRadiSam system radical SAM enzyme produces MFKNGRYWHELEDGRLQCDLCPRDCKIKPGQRGLCFVRANVDGQMVLTTYGRSSGFCIDPVEKKPLNHFYPGTPILSFGTAGCNLTCKFCQNHDISKSREFDKLQSQASPEMIAQACLKTKCKSVAFTYNDPVIFMEYAIDVAKACRAVGIKTVAVTAGYIHADARKEFFSHMDGANVDLKSFQEDFYFKLCSAHLDNVLETLVYLKHETNVWFEITDLLIPGENDSPQEIDQMTQWVVKELGTDVPMHFSAFHPDWKMLDKPRTPPETLIRARQIALKNGVRYAYTGNVHHEEGDTTYCHKCQAVLIKRDWYELSDYQLSDDGNCLQCGTPCAGRFDGPAGEWGRKRVPLRFK; encoded by the coding sequence ATGTTCAAAAATGGTAGATATTGGCATGAGCTTGAAGATGGGCGTCTTCAATGTGACCTTTGTCCTCGTGATTGTAAAATCAAACCGGGGCAACGAGGGCTTTGTTTTGTGCGGGCTAATGTTGATGGGCAAATGGTGCTGACCACCTATGGGCGTTCCAGTGGGTTTTGTATTGATCCGGTTGAGAAAAAACCGTTGAACCATTTCTATCCGGGGACGCCGATCCTGTCTTTTGGTACAGCAGGGTGTAATCTGACCTGTAAATTCTGCCAGAATCATGACATTTCAAAATCACGTGAGTTTGACAAGTTACAAAGTCAGGCCAGCCCGGAAATGATTGCGCAGGCTTGTTTGAAGACCAAATGTAAATCTGTGGCCTTTACCTATAATGATCCTGTGATTTTTATGGAATATGCCATTGATGTGGCCAAGGCGTGCCGGGCTGTTGGGATTAAGACGGTGGCTGTGACGGCAGGTTATATTCATGCGGATGCCCGCAAGGAGTTTTTCTCCCATATGGATGGCGCCAATGTGGATTTAAAATCTTTTCAGGAGGATTTTTATTTCAAGCTGTGTAGCGCCCATCTGGATAATGTTTTGGAGACATTGGTTTATTTAAAACATGAAACAAACGTCTGGTTTGAAATTACAGACTTGTTAATCCCTGGTGAAAATGACAGCCCGCAAGAAATTGATCAAATGACCCAATGGGTGGTGAAAGAATTGGGGACAGATGTACCGATGCATTTCAGTGCCTTTCATCCTGACTGGAAAATGTTGGATAAGCCGCGCACACCACCTGAAACATTGATCCGTGCGCGTCAAATTGCCCTGAAAAACGGCGTGCGTTATGCCTATACTGGCAATGTTCATCATGAAGAAGGTGACACGACATATTGTCACAAGTGTCAGGCTGTTTTAATCAAACGTGATTGGTATGAATTATCTGATTATCAGCTTAGTGATGACGGGAATTGTCTTCAGTGTGGCACGCCCTGTGCCGGGCGCTTTGATGGTCCGGCAGGGGAATGGGGGCGAAAGCGCGTCCCTTTGCGATTTAAGTGA
- a CDS encoding hybrid sensor histidine kinase/response regulator, whose translation MRKRFSSISSWVLLGLFVSVALPLGFAEWFLIRQHETQRYAQFREQGQLMADNIALAMSYPIEIFDPSRGSIVLELPKKNPQISEIQVYDTFNDLPFLHYRVPDREIGNRYEFKAIALNAKGEEVGRVLAVYNDSALQAEILERQRLLEVVFLLTSLFLLAIMLPLLFIKVLQPLRRLTAQASDFRDNKLEETVFWKGSDEISTLGQTLEIARVSIVDLVTKLQEKKKEAEKANNAKSEFLATMSHEIRTPMTGVVSMAELLQKSGLNRDQDKMVGTIRRSAKNLRKIIDAILDVSKAEANQIILEIEDTCLRDVIEDVGHTLGMEAEDKEIDFQLYIDPAIPKQLECDALRLRQILLNLASNGIKFTPRGGRLRIEAELEQKKADGKYDIRFVVEDNGIGISEETQDKLFQPFAQAEISTTRKYGGTGLGLYICRQLVALMGGNIELHSKLEEGSRFYFTLELNGKTGDEVHEEECHDFSGQSFCFISREASREKGVKEYLEYWGGTVSFCDKPEALKGDALLIDGLGGNLAEFQKYCSLGIPTLVIGLDKPQEAPALESNVRYFKETPLTRSGLLCAVGQLTGRFEKSETKGINSEKASLSFSLENAEQDEKRVLIAEDDPVNQEVFARQLRWLGYSVDVVSNGEEALRAIERKHYGMMFTDMHMPDCDGYELVTRLRELEKQKGEAMTSLPVFVITAATSDIHSPRFNGLDIQGVLLKPVELDELQQIMAQWPPHEKNRGEKVSSLIDLAVLKEFFGPTDDHIQDVLALFVESSQAVMDGLTQAYQEKNLRQVGELSHKLHSASASIRCKSLADLCLQAEESSNHHDWDRLDSLFPEIQKRYEQVLSFIEQDRP comes from the coding sequence ATGAGAAAACGGTTTTCTTCGATTTCCAGTTGGGTCTTGTTAGGACTGTTTGTTTCTGTAGCGCTTCCCTTGGGGTTCGCCGAATGGTTCCTTATTCGCCAACATGAGACACAGCGTTATGCCCAGTTTCGTGAGCAAGGCCAGCTTATGGCGGATAATATCGCTTTGGCGATGAGCTATCCCATTGAAATTTTTGACCCTAGTCGCGGGTCAATTGTTTTGGAGCTGCCCAAGAAAAATCCCCAGATTTCTGAAATTCAGGTGTATGACACTTTTAATGATTTGCCTTTTTTGCATTATCGGGTGCCGGATCGTGAAATTGGCAATCGCTATGAGTTTAAGGCGATTGCACTTAATGCAAAAGGGGAAGAAGTTGGCAGGGTACTCGCTGTCTATAATGATTCTGCCTTACAGGCCGAAATTCTGGAGCGCCAGAGGTTGCTTGAAGTGGTGTTCCTTCTGACCTCTCTTTTTCTTTTGGCGATTATGCTGCCTCTTCTTTTTATCAAGGTGCTACAGCCTCTGCGTCGATTGACAGCTCAGGCATCGGATTTCAGGGATAACAAACTGGAAGAAACAGTCTTCTGGAAAGGCTCTGACGAGATTTCCACCTTGGGGCAGACATTGGAAATCGCACGTGTTTCCATCGTGGATCTGGTGACAAAATTACAGGAAAAGAAAAAAGAAGCTGAAAAAGCCAATAATGCAAAATCTGAATTTCTGGCAACCATGAGCCATGAAATACGCACCCCGATGACTGGGGTCGTCAGTATGGCAGAATTGCTTCAAAAATCAGGTTTGAATAGAGATCAGGATAAGATGGTTGGCACCATCCGGCGTTCTGCAAAGAACCTGAGAAAAATTATTGATGCCATTTTGGATGTATCCAAGGCCGAAGCCAATCAGATCATTCTGGAAATTGAAGACACCTGCTTGCGTGATGTGATTGAAGATGTCGGGCATACTCTAGGGATGGAGGCTGAGGATAAAGAAATTGATTTTCAGCTCTATATTGATCCAGCGATCCCCAAGCAGTTGGAATGTGATGCCTTGCGTTTGCGCCAGATCTTATTAAACCTTGCCAGCAATGGGATCAAATTTACCCCACGGGGTGGGCGTCTGCGCATTGAAGCTGAACTGGAGCAAAAGAAAGCGGATGGGAAATATGATATTCGCTTTGTTGTTGAGGACAATGGGATCGGTATTTCTGAGGAGACACAAGACAAGCTTTTTCAACCTTTTGCACAGGCTGAGATTTCCACGACGCGTAAATATGGGGGCACGGGCCTTGGGTTATATATTTGTCGACAGCTTGTTGCTTTGATGGGAGGTAATATCGAATTACACAGCAAGCTGGAAGAAGGCAGCAGATTTTATTTCACTCTGGAACTGAACGGCAAAACGGGCGATGAAGTTCATGAAGAGGAGTGTCATGATTTTTCAGGACAGTCTTTTTGCTTCATCTCCAGAGAGGCATCCCGTGAAAAAGGCGTAAAGGAATATCTGGAATATTGGGGGGGAACCGTTTCATTCTGTGACAAGCCAGAGGCTCTGAAAGGAGATGCTTTGTTGATTGATGGCTTGGGGGGCAACCTGGCGGAGTTTCAGAAATATTGTAGCCTCGGCATACCTACGCTTGTGATTGGCCTTGATAAGCCGCAAGAAGCTCCTGCTTTAGAAAGTAATGTTCGTTATTTTAAGGAAACACCGCTTACACGCAGTGGTCTTCTTTGTGCTGTGGGCCAGCTAACGGGGCGGTTTGAAAAGAGTGAGACTAAGGGAATAAACTCTGAAAAGGCTTCTCTCTCATTCTCTCTTGAAAATGCAGAACAAGACGAGAAACGTGTTCTGATTGCAGAAGATGACCCTGTGAATCAGGAGGTTTTTGCCCGTCAATTAAGATGGTTGGGCTATAGTGTGGATGTCGTCTCCAATGGTGAAGAGGCCCTGCGTGCAATTGAACGTAAACACTATGGGATGATGTTCACAGATATGCATATGCCTGATTGTGATGGCTATGAACTGGTGACAAGATTGCGTGAGTTAGAAAAACAAAAGGGAGAAGCAATGACCTCCTTGCCCGTTTTTGTCATTACAGCGGCCACATCGGATATTCATTCCCCGCGTTTTAACGGGCTGGATATTCAAGGCGTCTTGTTAAAACCTGTTGAATTGGATGAATTACAACAGATTATGGCGCAATGGCCCCCACATGAAAAAAATCGGGGAGAAAAGGTTTCTTCCTTGATTGATTTAGCGGTCCTTAAGGAATTTTTTGGCCCCACCGATGATCATATTCAGGATGTGTTGGCGTTATTTGTAGAAAGTTCACAAGCTGTTATGGATGGTCTCACGCAGGCGTATCAAGAGAAAAACTTGCGCCAAGTCGGGGAACTCAGCCATAAGCTTCATTCAGCTTCCGCAAGTATCAGGTGCAAGTCTTTGGCCGATTTATGCTTACAGGCGGAAGAAAGCAGTAATCATCATGATTGGGACCGGCTGGATAGTCTTTTTCCTGAAATTCAAAAGCGCTATGAACAGGTTCTAAGCTTTATTGAACAAGATCGTCCTTAG
- a CDS encoding BMP family ABC transporter substrate-binding protein, which produces MPKWLYVFYCTTLFVMIAFGGAAQAENFRPAIIYDTEVVNDGSWNEAIYRGIQKFEKRTGVSVQIETADSYDEHTRKMNAFAVQGYNPILLSGSTLTHKKIRQAVIDHPKTRFIIFNGRFNLPNAYFFSFAYHKSSFLAGYLSAAKSKTKKLGFIGGLEIPTIKISSVAILPGRNIMMKK; this is translated from the coding sequence ATGCCTAAGTGGCTTTATGTTTTTTATTGTACGACTCTGTTCGTCATGATTGCTTTTGGTGGGGCCGCACAGGCGGAAAATTTTCGTCCAGCCATTATTTACGATACTGAGGTGGTGAATGATGGTTCCTGGAATGAGGCCATCTATCGCGGGATACAAAAGTTTGAAAAACGCACAGGTGTTTCTGTCCAAATTGAAACGGCAGATAGTTATGATGAACATACCCGCAAGATGAATGCCTTTGCCGTGCAGGGCTATAACCCTATTTTATTAAGTGGCAGTACATTAACCCATAAAAAGATCAGGCAAGCGGTGATTGATCATCCAAAAACCCGGTTCATTATTTTTAATGGTCGGTTTAATTTGCCAAATGCCTATTTCTTTTCCTTTGCCTATCATAAATCTTCTTTTCTGGCGGGCTATTTAAGTGCGGCAAAAAGCAAAACAAAAAAGCTTGGTTTTATTGGGGGGCTGGAAATCCCGACGATCAAAATTTCTTCTGTGGCTATATTGCCGGGGCGAAACATTATGATGAAAAAATAG
- a CDS encoding BMP family ABC transporter substrate-binding protein gives MAGAKHYDEKIEISHAYIGQDYNAWANPEKAYDIAVDQIAQGADIVFAAAGGSSVGALKAARDQSVLGVGVDMNQNHLYPGSVLTSVMVRVDNAAYRALMTAHRNIWGEQKKVMGLQEKGVELAFDQHNAGLIPQALKSQIEQLESDVILGKVQVPYYEEKGECSIQGRLLFK, from the coding sequence ATTGCCGGGGCGAAACATTATGATGAAAAAATAGAGATCAGCCACGCTTATATAGGGCAGGATTATAATGCCTGGGCAAATCCTGAAAAAGCCTATGACATTGCTGTGGACCAAATTGCACAAGGAGCTGATATTGTATTTGCCGCTGCCGGGGGCAGTTCGGTCGGGGCGCTAAAAGCGGCGCGTGATCAATCGGTACTGGGGGTTGGAGTGGATATGAACCAAAACCATTTATATCCGGGCAGTGTGTTAACGTCGGTTATGGTCAGGGTGGATAATGCGGCCTATAGGGCCTTAATGACGGCTCATCGCAATATCTGGGGAGAACAAAAGAAAGTCATGGGGCTCCAGGAAAAAGGGGTGGAACTGGCCTTTGATCAGCATAATGCCGGATTGATCCCTCAAGCCCTTAAGTCGCAAATTGAACAGCTGGAATCCGATGTGATCCTTGGCAAAGTTCAAGTACCCTACTATGAAGAAAAGGGGGAATGTTCGATTCAGGGGCGGCTTTTATTTAAATGA
- a CDS encoding multicopper oxidase family protein, whose amino-acid sequence MPISRRSVIGGSAALVALSAFPLLAKPSLSTTRPDVPKRKEPALTDAVVETNLVAKIRPTQLFEGGPKLPLWTYSDDLLPIIRVPKGGRVRTTLKNELPEHTSIHWHGIRLPNHMDGVPYVTQQPIEPGESYTYDFTVPDTGLFPMHSHCNLSTQLGKGLAGVLMVTGDETKPYDDDVLCIIKDWRLGENGEFLDFTSAAGASRGGTFATKRSTNLKELPIMEVPAGGDVRVRMMSVNNSRVNQIGIEGANGAAIIATDGQAVAPFPLKTWRLGSAMRIDVVVRTPEPGKEAIIYDYFAPEPVPIAKLKSVGPMLDRGEFDPAPLYAPDIAEPDLSNAIHERVEFTATAKASPPDINLPDGQTLKFADALCLSDETFWAINQRTWPQDGHKTLPAPLFNLKRGRTYVFELINATPHVHPIHIHGHTFLYLKSNKKSLPKHFTDTVLIRPKERVHVAFVADNPGDWMFHCHIVEHEETGMMGIINVA is encoded by the coding sequence ATGCCTATTTCCAGAAGAAGTGTCATTGGCGGGAGCGCGGCCTTGGTCGCGCTTTCGGCATTTCCACTTCTGGCTAAACCAAGTCTCAGCACAACCCGCCCGGATGTGCCAAAAAGAAAAGAACCCGCACTGACTGATGCGGTTGTCGAAACAAACCTTGTGGCGAAAATCCGCCCGACACAATTATTTGAAGGTGGCCCAAAACTGCCGCTTTGGACCTATAGCGATGATCTGCTACCGATTATCCGTGTGCCCAAAGGCGGGCGTGTGCGCACCACATTGAAAAACGAACTCCCGGAACATACCTCCATTCACTGGCACGGCATCCGCCTGCCCAACCATATGGACGGGGTTCCTTATGTCACCCAGCAACCGATTGAGCCGGGTGAAAGCTATACTTACGATTTTACCGTACCGGATACGGGGCTTTTCCCCATGCACTCGCACTGTAACCTGTCCACCCAATTGGGCAAAGGTCTGGCCGGTGTCTTGATGGTCACGGGTGATGAAACCAAACCTTATGATGATGATGTTCTCTGTATCATCAAAGACTGGCGTCTTGGTGAAAATGGTGAATTCCTTGATTTCACCTCTGCTGCAGGGGCAAGTCGTGGCGGCACATTTGCCACAAAACGCAGCACCAACCTGAAAGAGCTTCCCATCATGGAAGTCCCCGCCGGTGGTGATGTGCGTGTCCGTATGATGAGTGTCAATAACTCACGCGTAAACCAAATCGGCATTGAAGGTGCCAATGGTGCGGCGATCATCGCCACAGATGGTCAGGCTGTCGCTCCCTTCCCGCTGAAAACGTGGCGTCTGGGGTCTGCCATGCGCATCGACGTGGTGGTGCGTACACCAGAACCGGGCAAAGAAGCCATCATTTATGATTATTTTGCCCCTGAGCCTGTGCCAATTGCCAAACTGAAATCGGTTGGCCCCATGCTGGATCGTGGTGAATTTGACCCAGCCCCGCTTTATGCCCCGGATATTGCCGAGCCTGATCTGTCAAATGCCATTCATGAACGTGTGGAATTTACCGCCACGGCCAAAGCCTCACCACCAGATATTAATCTGCCGGATGGTCAAACCCTGAAATTTGCCGATGCATTGTGCCTGTCAGATGAAACCTTTTGGGCGATCAATCAACGCACATGGCCGCAAGACGGGCACAAAACCCTGCCCGCCCCGCTGTTTAATCTGAAACGTGGGCGCACTTATGTGTTTGAACTGATCAACGCGACCCCGCATGTGCATCCCATTCATATTCACGGTCATACCTTCCTCTATTTAAAATCCAACAAGAAGTCCTTGCCCAAGCACTTTACGGACACGGTATTGATCCGTCCAAAAGAACGCGTGCACGTGGCTTTTGTTGCGGATAATCCAGGGGACTGGATGTTCCACTGTCATATTGTTGAACATGAAGAAACAGGAATGATGGGGATCATCAACGTCGCCTAA
- a CDS encoding response regulator transcription factor — protein sequence MMSASEKSKILILEDEEVARYLNEKILTKEGYQTTATYTIENAKQLLLYGIFDLLVLDLKLPDGCGLDFISWVKNRHPNLPILVVSVLRSPDERARGLNIGANDYLIKPFHPDELVHRVNNLLNPPKSREHSIEKDLMMGEICLDRKNRKLLYGNNQIQLTRGESHLLERLWRSVGKAVSRETLQEMVARNKDGHPRTVDVLVSRLRTKLKKHGLNSLQITPIPEIGYQLNLPKDDLVQ from the coding sequence ATGATGTCGGCAAGTGAAAAAAGTAAAATCCTCATTCTTGAAGATGAGGAAGTAGCGCGTTATCTCAATGAAAAAATCCTTACAAAAGAAGGGTATCAAACGACGGCAACCTATACCATTGAAAATGCAAAACAGCTTTTATTGTATGGTATTTTTGATTTACTTGTCCTTGACTTGAAGCTTCCCGATGGCTGTGGTCTTGATTTTATCAGCTGGGTGAAAAATCGACATCCGAACTTGCCCATTTTAGTTGTTTCCGTCTTACGTTCCCCAGATGAGCGAGCCAGGGGGCTCAATATCGGGGCCAATGATTATTTGATCAAACCCTTTCACCCTGATGAGCTTGTTCATCGAGTGAATAACCTTTTAAATCCCCCAAAGTCCCGTGAACACAGTATCGAGAAAGACCTGATGATGGGGGAAATTTGTCTGGATCGGAAAAACAGAAAACTGCTTTACGGTAACAACCAAATTCAACTGACCAGAGGGGAAAGCCATTTACTGGAAAGACTGTGGCGTTCTGTTGGAAAAGCAGTCAGCAGAGAAACACTTCAGGAAATGGTGGCACGCAATAAAGACGGGCACCCTCGCACGGTTGACGTTCTAGTTTCTCGACTGCGGACCAAACTGAAAAAACATGGTCTCAACAGCCTCCAGATCACCCCTATTCCAGAAATCGGCTATCAGCTGAACCTCCCTAAGGACGATCTTGTTCAATAA
- a CDS encoding imelysin family protein: MKFLHLLKTTAAGAVMFAAASTAQAAAPSTTEIVKNYSDIALAMYTDAYTTAQKLKVAVDALIANPSDATLKAARDAWVAARVPYQQTEGFRFGNTVVDDWEGKVNAWPLDEGLIDYVDASYGKSSDENPAYTLNVIANKKVRIGPDVIDATNITPQLLEGSLHEAQEVEANVATGYHAIEFLLWGQDLNGTEAGAGNRPASDFDTKNCTNGNCDRRAQFLTAATDLLISDLQYIVTAWSEGGEARKDIASKSENDALSTILSGIGSLSYGELGGERMKLGVLLHDPEEEHDCFSDNTHNSHYYNQIGMNAIYTGKYQRVDGSMISGASVAQLAEAKAPAANKRLQGLLDATTAKMQIMKDTADSGKMAYDQMLAENNDAGNKILLDVVDGLVNQTRGIEQVVSELGLKIEVEGSDSLDNPTTVGH; this comes from the coding sequence ATGAAGTTCCTTCATCTTCTTAAGACAACAGCCGCTGGGGCGGTTATGTTTGCAGCTGCTTCCACAGCACAGGCTGCGGCACCAAGCACAACAGAAATCGTTAAAAATTATTCTGACATCGCCCTGGCAATGTACACAGATGCTTATACAACAGCACAAAAACTCAAGGTTGCTGTTGATGCGCTGATCGCAAACCCGTCTGATGCTACCTTAAAAGCTGCACGTGATGCCTGGGTTGCTGCACGTGTTCCTTATCAGCAAACAGAAGGTTTCCGTTTTGGCAACACTGTTGTTGATGACTGGGAAGGTAAAGTTAACGCATGGCCGCTGGATGAAGGTCTGATTGATTATGTTGATGCCTCTTACGGGAAATCTTCTGATGAAAACCCGGCTTACACATTAAACGTGATTGCCAACAAAAAAGTTCGCATTGGCCCAGACGTCATTGATGCAACAAACATCACACCTCAACTGCTGGAAGGCAGCCTGCACGAAGCTCAAGAAGTTGAAGCCAACGTTGCAACTGGGTATCACGCCATTGAATTCCTGCTGTGGGGCCAAGATTTGAACGGAACAGAAGCAGGCGCAGGTAATCGTCCGGCATCTGATTTCGATACAAAAAACTGCACAAACGGCAACTGTGATCGTCGTGCACAATTCCTGACAGCAGCCACTGACCTGCTGATTTCAGACCTGCAATATATTGTGACAGCCTGGTCTGAAGGTGGCGAAGCACGCAAAGACATCGCCTCCAAAAGCGAAAACGATGCCCTTTCCACAATCCTGTCCGGTATCGGTTCTCTCTCTTATGGTGAACTGGGCGGTGAGCGTATGAAGCTTGGCGTACTGCTGCATGACCCGGAAGAAGAGCATGATTGTTTCTCTGACAACACGCATAACTCTCACTACTACAACCAAATCGGTATGAACGCGATTTACACAGGTAAATACCAGCGTGTTGACGGTTCCATGATTTCTGGTGCGAGTGTTGCCCAACTGGCAGAAGCCAAAGCTCCGGCTGCAAACAAGCGTCTGCAGGGTCTGCTGGATGCGACAACAGCTAAAATGCAAATCATGAAAGACACAGCTGACAGCGGCAAAATGGCATATGACCAAATGCTGGCAGAAAACAATGACGCGGGTAACAAAATCCTGCTCGACGTTGTTGATGGTCTTGTGAACCAAACACGTGGCATCGAACAGGTTGTATCCGAACTTGGCCTGAAAATCGAAGTTGAAGGTTCTGACAGTCTGGATAATCCGACGACTGTTGGTCACTAA
- a CDS encoding di-heme oxidoredictase family protein, whose product MKKVTAFFGLLLATSPAQATNLDFALGKALFDRPWTSAPASTQATDGLGPLFNARSCVACHPKAGRGKITVESNGEIGGVGYVLRLGSATGEGDPTYGRQLQTNAIHGQKAEGRVYLENGYYRIEDLAYGEMAEKTKYAGRLSQPLHGLGLLEEIPTEDILALADPDDKNGDGISGRAHMVNGQLGRFAWKATAPTLRIQAGNAFSNDIGMSSPIHRHHHGDCTKNQPDCLKGPHGDSVQFENLEIDTQMLDLVAYYLKRLPAPKSKATEPLPLFSQVGCADCHTPQLKTKSGQKVAAYSDLLLHDMGEGLADGIKENNATGREWRTQPLWGSANTKRFLHDGRAQTIEEAINWHGGEAAKAKANFTALSDTDKQRLINFINSL is encoded by the coding sequence ATGAAAAAAGTAACTGCATTTTTTGGCTTGCTGCTGGCGACATCGCCAGCACAAGCTACAAATCTGGATTTTGCCCTGGGCAAAGCCCTGTTTGATCGCCCCTGGACATCGGCCCCTGCATCAACGCAAGCCACCGATGGTCTGGGGCCTTTGTTTAATGCCCGCTCCTGTGTCGCCTGCCACCCAAAGGCCGGACGCGGTAAAATTACCGTTGAATCTAATGGGGAAATCGGCGGTGTGGGTTATGTTCTGCGTCTGGGCAGTGCCACAGGTGAAGGCGACCCAACATATGGGCGCCAGCTTCAAACCAATGCCATTCATGGACAAAAGGCCGAAGGCCGGGTCTATCTGGAAAATGGCTATTACCGGATTGAAGATCTCGCCTATGGCGAAATGGCTGAAAAAACCAAATATGCCGGACGCCTTTCTCAACCCTTACACGGGCTTGGTCTGCTCGAAGAAATCCCGACAGAAGATATTCTTGCCTTGGCCGACCCGGATGATAAAAACGGAGATGGCATTTCCGGACGCGCCCATATGGTGAATGGACAACTGGGCCGTTTTGCCTGGAAAGCCACCGCCCCGACTTTACGCATTCAAGCTGGCAATGCGTTTTCAAATGATATTGGCATGTCTTCCCCAATCCATCGTCATCACCATGGCGATTGCACCAAAAACCAGCCTGATTGCCTGAAAGGCCCCCATGGTGACAGCGTGCAGTTTGAAAATCTGGAAATTGACACTCAGATGCTAGATCTGGTTGCCTATTACCTCAAACGCCTGCCAGCCCCTAAAAGCAAAGCAACAGAGCCCCTGCCCCTGTTCAGTCAGGTTGGCTGTGCGGACTGTCATACCCCACAGCTGAAAACAAAATCCGGGCAAAAAGTTGCCGCCTATAGTGATCTTCTTCTCCATGACATGGGCGAAGGGCTGGCCGATGGTATTAAAGAAAACAACGCCACAGGTCGTGAGTGGCGCACCCAACCTTTATGGGGCAGTGCGAACACAAAACGCTTTTTACATGATGGTCGTGCCCAAACAATCGAAGAAGCCATTAACTGGCATGGGGGCGAAGCGGCCAAAGCCAAAGCCAACTTCACCGCCCTGTCTGACACTGACAAACAACGCCTAATTAACTTTATAAACAGCCTGTAA